The Trichosurus vulpecula isolate mTriVul1 chromosome 4, mTriVul1.pri, whole genome shotgun sequence genome contains a region encoding:
- the LOC118847594 gene encoding adiponectin receptor protein 1-like codes for MSSCKGSVVGQGNGAPASNREADTMELAELGPLLIEKGKRMTPSSTKVEEEQTCPVPQEEEEEVQVLTLPLQAHHTMEKMEEFVYKVWEGRWHVIPYDVLPDWLKDNDYLLHGHRPPMPSFRACFKSIFRIHTETGNIWTHLLGFVLFLFLGILTMLRPNMYFMAPLQEKVVFGMFFLGAVLCLSWLFHTVYCHSEKVSWTFSKLDYSGIALLIVGSFVPWLYYSFYCSPQPRLIYLSIACVLGISAIIVAQWDHFATPKHQQTRAGVFLGLGLSGVVPTMHFTIAEGFVKATTVDQMGWFFLMAVMYITGAGLYAARIPERFFPGKFDIWFQSHQIFHVLVVVAAFVHFYGVSNLQEFRYGLEGGCTDDSLL; via the coding sequence ATGTCTTCCTGCAAAGGATCTGTGGTGGGGCAGGGCAATGGGGCACCAGCCAGTAACCGAGAAGCAGACACAATGGAGCTCGCTGAGCTAGGACCCCTACTAATAGAGAAGGGTAAACGAATGACTCCCAGTTCCACCAAAGTTGAAGAAGAGCAGACATGTCCAGTACcccaagaagaagaagaggaggtgcAGGTACTGACATTGCCCCTACAAGCCCACCATACcatggagaagatggaggagtTTGTATATAAGGTGTGGGAAGGACGCTGGCATGTCATCCCATATGATGTGCTTCCTGACTGGCTGAAGGACAATGACTACCTTCTGCATGGTCACAGACCACCCATGCCTTCCTTCCGTGCCTGTTTTAAGAGCATCTTCCGTATCCACACTGAGACTGGTAATATTTGGACCCATCTGCTTGGTTTTGTGCTGTTTCTCTTTCTGGGAATCCTGACCATGCTCAGACCAAATATGTACTTCATGGCCCCTCTACAGGAGAAAGTGGTCTTTGGGATGTTTTTTCTGGGTGCTGTGCTCTGCCTCTCCTGGCTCTTTCACACTGTCTATTGTCATTCAGAAAAAGTCTCTTGGACATTTTCCAAATTGGACTATTCAGGGATTGCTCTACTGATCGTGGGGAGCTTTGTGCCCTGGCTCTATTACTCGTTCTACTGCTCTCCACAGCCACGGCTCATCTACCTCTCCATTGCCTGTGTCCTGGGCATCTCTGCCATCATTGTAGCCCAGTGGGACCATTTTGCCACACCCAAACACCAGCAAACCAGAGCAGGAGTGTTCCTGGGACTTGGTTTGAGTGGGGTTGTGCCCACCATGCACTTCACTATTGCAGAAGGCTTTGTCAAGGCCACAACAGTGGACCAGATGGGTTGGTTCTTCCTCATGGCTGTGATGTATATCACTGGAGCTGGGCTATATGCTGCCAGAATCCCTGAGCGCTTCTTTCCTGGCAAATTTGATATATGGTTCCAGTCACATCAAATTTTCCACGtcctggtggtggtggcagcCTTTGTCCACTTTTATGGTGTCTCCAACCTTCAGGAATTCCGTTATGGCCTTGAAGGTGGCTGCACTGATGACTCCCTTCTCTGA